A part of Rhopalosiphum maidis isolate BTI-1 chromosome 3, ASM367621v3, whole genome shotgun sequence genomic DNA contains:
- the LOC113558395 gene encoding uncharacterized protein LOC113558395, translated as MTSSLSTLSKNLITPGFDKFRETSKHFARDDMAFVTRKGVYPYEYTDGWGKLDEATLPTKESFYSTLTEENIKDMEYRHAEKVWRHFDCKALGEYSDLYLKIDVLLLADVFENFRDICPTTYSLDAAFYYTVPGLSFDACLKFTSIKLELLSDYDMLMMCEKGIRGGLTQASMRYGKANNLKTPEYETSKPDSWIIYQDCNNLYGWAMSEYIPYGGFEWIEPTLDGLENLNDTSDIGRMYEVDIEYPQRLHDDHNDLPFLPNSGIPRGSKIKKLMATLESKERYIVHYRILKQAMANGLKVKKVYRVLQFKQSKWLANILI; from the exons ATGACTTCAAGCTTATCTACACTctcgaaaaatttaattacaccAGGATTTGATAAGTTTAGGGAAACTTCGAAACATTTTGCCCGTGATGATATGGCTTTTGTAACACGGAAGGGGGTGTATCCATATGAGTACACAGATGGTTGGGGGAAATTGGATGAAGCTACACTACCAACAAAAGAGTCTTTCTATAGCACACTAACTgaggaaaatataaaagacaTGGAATACCGACACGCCGAGAAAGTTTGGAGGCATTTTGATTGTAAGGCTCTAGGCGAGTATAGCGatctatatttgaaaatagacGTATTACTGCTAGCGGATGTCTTTGAAAACTTTCGAGACATATGCCCGACAACATATAGCCTCGATGCGGCATTTTATTACACTGTTCCTGGACTAAGCTTTGACGCGTGTTTGAAATTCACCTCCATAAAACTAGAACTTTTATCTGATTATGATATGTTGATGATGTGTGAAAAag GTATACGTGGAGGTCTTACACAAGCAAGCATGCGTTATGGGAAGGCGAATAATCTGAAAACACCTGAATACGAAACGAGTAAACCAGATTCATGGATAATTTATCAAgact gtaATAACTTGTATGGCTGGGCAATGTCCGAGTACATACCATATGGTGGCTTTGAATGGATAGAACCTACACTTGACggattagaaaatttaaacgatACTTCAGATATAGGACGGATGTATGAGGTCGACATAGAGTATCCACAGCGTTTACATGACGATCATAATGATCTGCCATTCTTACCGAACAGTGGTATACCACGTGGATCTAAAATAAAGAAACTCATGGCGACACTAGAATCTAAAGAACGTTATATTGTACACTACCGTATTTTGAAACAGGCGATGGCAAATGGTTTGAAAGTGAAAAAG GTTTACAGGGTATTGCAGTTCAAACAGTCTAAATGGCTtgccaatatattaatttaa